Part of the Methanobacterium paludis genome is shown below.
CTCAAGAACTCTCTGTGACCCGTGCAGCTTTGGAAGCATCTTCTGTTTAATCTGTGCATCAAAATAACGCATCCAATTGTCCCAAATTTCGGGTTTACCATCATAAACCCAAGCAACATACATGAAACGCAAAATTTCATCAATTACCCTGAAACCAAAATCAAAACCAGCTTTGCCCAGAACTTCCTGGAATTTGTTAATTTCATCTGCTAAAATATCCCAAAGGTAGACTTGTTCATCGATCTTGACATCATTTAATCTTTCTTTTAATTCTTGAACTCTGTAATTCCTAGTTTCAAGATCAGATAAAGGATTTTCAAGATATTCAGTATCTCCAGTTAAATTGGTGTTTTTATAATTGTTTAACATGTAATTTTTAGCAGGAGAAGTGGAAAACTCGATGGTGTTAGCCCTATCTAAAACCTTAGGACTGAACATATACGTTGTTTCATCAACGTTAACGGTACCAACCACTAAAAGATTTCTAGGTATTTCTAACTCTCCCGGAATCTTTTTATCATCATTTGAATGTAAAGGTATGGTTTCTTCACTTTCCATTGCAGATAAAAAGTCAGCAAAGTATCTTTCAACATGGGAAAGGTTCATTTCATCTAAAACTAATAAATGTGGAGTTTTTGGGTTATTTGAAGCTCCCATAATTAAATTTAAAGCAGGAGTTTCTTGGTAATCTTTGGTGATGATGTTGTAAAATCCAAGTAAATGCCTGTTTTCAGTCCAATTTGCTCCAACAGGAACAATATTATATTTGGTAGAGTTATATTGAGCAAAAAGCTGGGCTAATTTGGTCTTACCAGTACCAGAATTACCAGTTAAAATAACGAATGGTTTTATTTTTAGAGATAATAAGAAATTTTCAACTATCTTTGGGTCAAAGAAATAACCTGATTTGATTAAGTGTTCATAAAATGATGTATTTGGTGGTATAATTGGTTCAGGTTTGCCTTTTTTTATTCTATCAATCTCATAAACAAAGTCTCGAACATTTTCAGGGAGTTTTGTGTCATCTAACTTTCCAATTACAACAACATCAGTTTTTACATCTCCATCTTCAACTGAAGTCCATTCCCCTTCATAGTTTTCATCAAAATCTTTCTTAGCAAAATTTCCACCTAATTTGCCCCTATGAATTACATAAACATTTCCTGATTCATCCTTTGCAAATGCTCCAGCTACCGATCTTTTAATTCCTCTTATTGGGAAATTTATTTCACATGTAATTGTATGACCTGAATCTTCTTTAGGCTCTTCAATTCCAAAACCATTCCAATATCTACTATTTTCAATCTTTCTAGAACATAACCAAATTCCAAGTTTATTCGACCAATAGAAATTTCCTTCTTCCTGGCCACCTTGAAAACCAGCTTTACCATTCACAACTTTATTTGCAGTGTCTTTGAAAATTTTCAGAAACTTTTCCTGACTTTCTGATATCTCACTTTCACTTTCAATTATTTTAAGTGGTTTATTTTCTGAAACTAGTAGATCATACATCTCTAAAACTTCCTTCAAATTTGATTCAAGCTTTTCTTCTGATGGTATGTCTTCTAAACTGTAGTATTTTGCATAGATATTACCGGCTTCATAGAATGGAGCATTTGAATTATTATTAGTTGTTAAATCAATTGATTCTAAAAAATCGTCAGGTATGTTGGTTAATTTATTTAGTTTATCCCTAAATTCTTGTGATCGTATTTTTAAGATATTTTTTGTCTTAGATTTCTTGGTTTCTTTTAGTTTATCAGTACCTTGGTTTAAAGATAAATAAACCCCTTCCATATCCTCTTTAAATAGATAAACAGGATAAAATCCTGATTGAGCTGTTTCTGTAATATGTTTATCGAGTATTGCTACCCATGGGCAATGTGTCCATGTTCCTCTTCCTGCTGAACCCGAAAATTTATATTTATTAGAATTACCAACGATTTTTTCAAGGTATTTTGGAAAATCAATTCTTAATAGTTTAGCCATAGGATGTTGCGTAAAATTTTCGTTGCGAGCAGTTTTATAAGTTTTTAGAATTTGTTCAATGTAATTTTTTAACATTCATATCCCCTTTTTCCAGCTCTAATCTTTCTAATTTTAATTAACATTGTATTAAATACTTAAAACTTTTTATAATTTGGAATAAAAAATAGATTGGTGGTACGAATGGTAAAAAATGAGGAATTTTATCAATCAGACTAGATAATAATGATTTTAGGCTTCTTCTTTTTATCTTACTGTATTATTCATTGTTAAGCTTGATTGTAATAGTAAATGCTATATATATTCACACCAAACACATATTTAGAGTATATTCATAAATTAAGAACCATATAAATGATATTTAATTATTATAATTGATGTTAAATTTTAGTAAAAATAAAGAAACGTTTGATCAAATAACCCAAATTTAGGCGATAAAATGAATTTAACAGACAATGAAATACGGGACATCAACCATTACTTGGAAGAAGGAAAGCCATTACCTGAAAAATATAGATTTTTACTTTTCGAAGATAAGAGAGAAGTTGAACTCGTTTGGAACGGTAAGACAAATGAAGTTTCTAATGTTGTTTTACCGTTTCAAGTCATAGAACAGGTTGATGAACCTCGAGCTGAAGGAATTAAAACCGATAAACAAGTAACTCTTTTTGATAGCAGAGGAAGACAGCTTGCAGGTTGGACAAACAAGTTAATATGGGGAGATAACAAGTTAATTTTAAGTAGTCTCAAAAATGGCCCTTTACGTGAAGAAATAGAAAGAAATGGAGGCATAAAGCTCATTTATATTGATCCACCATTTGATGTGGGTGCTGATTTTTCCATGAAGATCGATATAGGTGAAGGAAATTCTTTTACAAAAGAACCAGGAGTTCTTGAGGAACTTGCCTATCGTGACACTTGGGGAAAGGGCACAGATAGTTTTATTGCAATGATTTATGAGCGTTTGATATTAATGCGAGATTTACTTGCAGAAGACGGTTCGATTTATGTTCATTGTGATTGGAGAGTTAATAATTTCATTAAATTAATATTAGACGAGATTTTCGATATAGATAATTTTAGAAATGAGATTATTTGGCATTACCAAACATATCAAGGTCAAGTAAAAAATTATTTCCCCCGAAAACATGATTCAATTTTTTTATATTCCAAATCTAAAAATCCCATTTTTAAATTGCTGAAAGATGAAAATGTTGAGCAAACGATTGATTTCACTCGTTGGTCAAAATACCTAAATGATAATAATGAGATTACTGGTGCAAGTTACCCTAAAACAGATTCAAGGTTTAATGGTTATTACAAGAGATTTGTGAAAGAAAACCATAGAAAACCGGGACCTCAAGATGTGATTTTAAAGCTAGTTGGAAATACAATTGATAGTGTATGGGAAATTAAAGCAGTTGATCCCAAAAATTTAAATGAAAAGGTTGATTATCCTACTCAAAAACCTGAAAAGTTACTTGAAAGGATAATCAAAGCATCTTCCAATGAAGGGGACATTATAGCAGATTTTTTTTGTGGTTCTGGAACAACTCTTGCAGCAGCTGAAAAATTAGGCAGAAAATGGATAGGTTCGGACCTTGGTAAATTTGCTATTCATACAACAAGAAAAAGAATGATTAATGCTCAAAGGGAGCTTAAAAAATCAAGCAAAGATTATAGGGCATTTGAAATATTGAACTTGGGAAAATATGAGAGACAACACTACGTGGGTATTAATCATAATTTAAGAGAGGAAGAGCAACAAAAACAGTTAGCAAAAAAAGAAGAGGAATTTATAAAGCTTATTTTATATGCTTATCGTGCTCATCCTATTGAAGGTTTCAGAACATTT
Proteins encoded:
- a CDS encoding MrcB family domain-containing protein; translated protein: MLKNYIEQILKTYKTARNENFTQHPMAKLLRIDFPKYLEKIVGNSNKYKFSGSAGRGTWTHCPWVAILDKHITETAQSGFYPVYLFKEDMEGVYLSLNQGTDKLKETKKSKTKNILKIRSQEFRDKLNKLTNIPDDFLESIDLTTNNNSNAPFYEAGNIYAKYYSLEDIPSEEKLESNLKEVLEMYDLLVSENKPLKIIESESEISESQEKFLKIFKDTANKVVNGKAGFQGGQEEGNFYWSNKLGIWLCSRKIENSRYWNGFGIEEPKEDSGHTITCEINFPIRGIKRSVAGAFAKDESGNVYVIHRGKLGGNFAKKDFDENYEGEWTSVEDGDVKTDVVVIGKLDDTKLPENVRDFVYEIDRIKKGKPEPIIPPNTSFYEHLIKSGYFFDPKIVENFLLSLKIKPFVILTGNSGTGKTKLAQLFAQYNSTKYNIVPVGANWTENRHLLGFYNIITKDYQETPALNLIMGASNNPKTPHLLVLDEMNLSHVERYFADFLSAMESEETIPLHSNDDKKIPGELEIPRNLLVVGTVNVDETTYMFSPKVLDRANTIEFSTSPAKNYMLNNYKNTNLTGDTEYLENPLSDLETRNYRVQELKERLNDVKIDEQVYLWDILADEINKFQEVLGKAGFDFGFRVIDEILRFMYVAWVYDGKPEIWDNWMRYFDAQIKQKMLPKLHGSQRVLENVLKELFELCYIEAVDLPPHKLGDIQSEETVKYLSSALKIQEMDKVLYEQRYVSFIN
- a CDS encoding site-specific DNA-methyltransferase, producing MNLTDNEIRDINHYLEEGKPLPEKYRFLLFEDKREVELVWNGKTNEVSNVVLPFQVIEQVDEPRAEGIKTDKQVTLFDSRGRQLAGWTNKLIWGDNKLILSSLKNGPLREEIERNGGIKLIYIDPPFDVGADFSMKIDIGEGNSFTKEPGVLEELAYRDTWGKGTDSFIAMIYERLILMRDLLAEDGSIYVHCDWRVNNFIKLILDEIFDIDNFRNEIIWHYQTYQGQVKNYFPRKHDSIFLYSKSKNPIFKLLKDENVEQTIDFTRWSKYLNDNNEITGASYPKTDSRFNGYYKRFVKENHRKPGPQDVILKLVGNTIDSVWEIKAVDPKNLNEKVDYPTQKPEKLLERIIKASSNEGDIIADFFCGSGTTLAAAEKLGRKWIGSDLGKFAIHTTRKRMINAQRELKKSSKDYRAFEILNLGKYERQHYVGINHNLREEEQQKQLAKKEEEFIKLILYAYRAHPIEGFRTFHGKKSAHLVAIGPVNLPVSRLFVDKIIGECLEKSITKVDVLGFEFEMGLFPNIQEEAKGKGIDLGLKYIPRDVFDKRAVEKGQVVFHDVAYIEARPQVKENAVAVELTDFSVFYNQGSIEEVESRLKKNSSEVIVQNGQVIKVYNRDGSLKRKKLTEKWTDWIDYWSVDFDFESKKEIITIIDKGEIKEKWTGGYIFENEWQSFRTRKNRNIELKSVFKKVKPGRRKIAVKVVDIFGNDTMKIIPVNIGSGK